A single Chloroflexota bacterium DNA region contains:
- a CDS encoding glycine C-acetyltransferase has protein sequence MTTDKFAFIDEETASLKEQGLYIHIRTIGSPQGAWTVVDGRKVLNFCVNNYLGFANHPKLKEAAKKAIDEWGVGPAAVRSIAGTMSLHVEFEKRMAAFKGVEAAVSFQSGFCANLAAIPTLVGPEDVIFSDELNHASIIDGCRLSRAKIVRYPHCDPDGLEEVIRAEPKTYRRALIVTDGVFSMDGDVAPLDKLYEVAQRHNFILMVDDAHGEGVLGKGGRGIVDHFHLHGKVDVEVGTLSKAFGVVGGVVAGSQRVVDYMRQKARPFLFSSAVTPADVAACIAAVDVLEESTELVDRLWENTRYFKAEMKRLGFNTGVSTTPITPVMLGEAPLAKEFSRRLFENGLFAMALGFPTVPRGKARIRVMISAVHTKDDLDKGLEIFAKVGKELGVI, from the coding sequence ATGACTACTGACAAATTTGCGTTCATTGACGAGGAAACCGCTTCGCTGAAGGAGCAGGGGCTGTACATCCACATCCGCACCATTGGCTCGCCGCAGGGCGCGTGGACGGTGGTGGACGGGCGCAAGGTGCTGAACTTCTGCGTCAACAACTACCTGGGGTTCGCGAACCACCCGAAACTCAAGGAGGCCGCCAAGAAGGCGATAGACGAGTGGGGCGTGGGGCCGGCCGCCGTGCGCTCCATCGCCGGCACGATGAGCCTGCACGTGGAGTTTGAGAAGCGCATGGCCGCGTTCAAGGGTGTGGAGGCGGCCGTGTCCTTCCAGTCGGGATTCTGCGCCAACCTGGCGGCGATTCCCACGCTGGTCGGCCCCGAAGATGTCATCTTCTCGGACGAACTGAACCACGCCAGCATCATTGACGGGTGCCGCCTGTCGCGGGCGAAGATCGTGCGCTACCCCCACTGCGACCCCGACGGGCTGGAGGAGGTCATCCGCGCCGAGCCGAAGACCTACCGCCGCGCCCTCATCGTTACGGACGGCGTCTTCTCCATGGACGGGGATGTGGCTCCGCTGGACAAACTCTACGAGGTGGCCCAGCGCCACAACTTCATCCTGATGGTGGATGACGCGCATGGCGAAGGCGTGCTCGGCAAGGGCGGACGTGGCATCGTGGATCACTTCCACCTGCACGGCAAGGTGGATGTGGAGGTGGGCACGTTGTCCAAGGCCTTCGGCGTCGTGGGTGGCGTGGTGGCAGGGAGCCAGCGGGTGGTGGATTACATGCGCCAGAAGGCGCGGCCATTCCTGTTCTCCAGCGCCGTAACTCCCGCCGACGTGGCCGCGTGCATCGCCGCCGTGGACGTGCTGGAGGAGTCCACCGAACTGGTGGATCGCCTGTGGGAGAACACGCGCTACTTCAAGGCCGAGATGAAGCGGCTGGGGTTCAACACCGGCGTGAGCACGACGCCCATCACGCCGGTCATGCTGGGCGAAGCGCCGCTGGCCAAGGAGTTCTCGCGCCGCCTGTTTGAGAACGGCCTGTTCGCCATGGCGCTGGGCTTTCCCACCGTGCCGCGCGGCAAGGCTCGCATCCGCGTGATGATCTCCGCCGTGCACACGAAGGACGACCTGGACAAGGGGCTGGAGATCTTCGCGAAGGTGGGCAAGGAGTTGGGGGTCATCTAG
- a CDS encoding NUDIX hydrolase, which produces MKTERTLSSRLVYEGRLVRLRVDEVALRSGRRTTREVVEARGAVGIVALDDEGRVLLVRQFRRPAGRELWEIPAGTLESGEAPVDCARRELAEETGFRAEEFRPLVGFYTSPGFCDEWLHLFLAVGLSPGEQSPEDDESIQVARIPLAEALNMVRAGEICDAKTMVGLLLVAGIVRWPPDADAEEKT; this is translated from the coding sequence GTGAAAACCGAACGCACACTCAGCAGCCGCCTCGTCTACGAAGGACGACTTGTCCGCCTGCGCGTGGACGAGGTGGCTTTGCGCAGCGGGCGGCGCACCACCCGCGAGGTTGTGGAAGCGCGGGGCGCGGTGGGCATTGTGGCGCTGGACGACGAGGGCCGGGTGCTCCTTGTGCGGCAGTTTCGCAGGCCCGCCGGGCGCGAACTGTGGGAGATACCGGCGGGGACGCTGGAATCGGGCGAGGCTCCCGTGGATTGTGCCCGCCGCGAACTGGCCGAGGAGACGGGCTTTCGCGCAGAGGAGTTCCGCCCGCTCGTCGGGTTCTACACGTCCCCAGGCTTCTGCGACGAGTGGCTCCATCTGTTTCTAGCCGTGGGCCTGTCGCCAGGCGAGCAGTCTCCCGAGGATGACGAGAGCATCCAGGTGGCGCGGATTCCCCTGGCCGAGGCCCTGAACATGGTTCGGGCCGGTGAAATCTGCGACGCCAAGACAATGGTGGGCTTACTCCTGGTGGCAGGAATCGTGCGTTGGCCGCCAGACGCTGATGCAGAGGAGAAAACATGA
- the tdh gene encoding L-threonine 3-dehydrogenase, which produces MAEKMRAVRKVRPGPGLEMTEIDIPRIRPNEVLVKVRATSICGTDVHIYKWDAWSQSRIKPPITIGHEFCGDVVEVGSEVRSLRVGDFISADSHIFDGTCHVCRNGQPHICQNLVIFGVDTNGSYAEYVAVPETSAWKNDPDLDPAIASIQDPLGNAVYAVLCEPITGKSVAIFGDGPIGLFAIGVARASGASRIYHVGKYPARIAIGQKMGTDIAINVADGGVVERIMDDTHGLGVDVAIEMTGNQTAVDQSLAVLRKGGRWVAFGIPSQPITIDLNKSVIFKGITIYGINGRQLWQSWMQMQGLFRAGFDPSPVITHKIKLDEFQTGFDLMTAANRQAAKIVMYP; this is translated from the coding sequence ATGGCTGAGAAGATGCGCGCCGTGCGCAAGGTCCGGCCCGGCCCAGGGCTGGAAATGACCGAGATTGACATCCCCCGCATCCGGCCCAACGAAGTCCTCGTCAAAGTCCGCGCCACCTCTATCTGCGGCACCGACGTTCACATCTACAAGTGGGACGCCTGGTCGCAAAGCCGCATCAAGCCGCCCATCACCATCGGCCACGAGTTCTGCGGCGACGTGGTGGAGGTGGGCAGCGAGGTGCGGTCGCTCCGGGTCGGCGATTTCATCTCCGCCGATTCCCACATCTTTGACGGGACATGCCACGTCTGCCGCAATGGCCAGCCGCACATCTGCCAGAACCTGGTCATCTTCGGCGTAGACACCAACGGCTCCTACGCCGAGTACGTGGCCGTGCCAGAGACCTCGGCGTGGAAGAACGACCCCGACCTGGATCCGGCCATCGCATCCATCCAGGATCCGCTGGGCAATGCCGTGTACGCCGTGCTGTGCGAGCCGATCACGGGCAAGTCGGTGGCGATTTTCGGCGACGGGCCCATCGGCCTGTTTGCCATCGGCGTGGCGCGGGCGTCGGGCGCGAGCCGCATCTACCACGTCGGCAAGTATCCGGCCCGCATCGCCATCGGGCAGAAGATGGGCACCGACATCGCCATCAACGTGGCCGACGGCGGCGTGGTGGAGCGCATCATGGACGACACCCACGGCCTGGGCGTGGACGTGGCGATAGAGATGACGGGCAACCAGACGGCGGTGGATCAGTCGCTGGCCGTGCTGCGCAAGGGCGGTCGGTGGGTGGCCTTCGGCATCCCGTCGCAGCCCATCACCATTGACCTGAACAAGAGCGTCATCTTCAAGGGCATTACCATCTACGGGATCAACGGGCGGCAACTGTGGCAATCGTGGATGCAGATGCAAGGGCTGTTCCGCGCCGGGTTTGACCCCTCGCCGGTCATCACGCACAAGATCAAACTGGACGAGTTCCAGACGGGATTTGACCTGATGACGGCTGCCAACCGTCAGGCTGCCAAAATCGTGATGTACCCGTAG
- a CDS encoding PspC domain-containing protein, with product MEGKRLTRSAKNRVIAGVCGGLGEYLGIDAGLVRVLFVLLGIGRGVGVLVYLLLWLLIPREDMETAAATEATIRAGADEMAERARNAGSEFQKAMASDSHPLPVAIGVGLIILGGLALLETLHVSWLWWLTFDTLWPVLLIAVGLVLIFRRR from the coding sequence ATGGAAGGCAAGCGGCTGACCCGAAGCGCCAAGAACCGCGTCATCGCCGGGGTGTGCGGGGGCCTGGGCGAGTACCTGGGGATTGACGCGGGCCTGGTGCGCGTCTTGTTCGTGCTGCTGGGCATCGGGCGCGGGGTCGGGGTGCTGGTGTATCTGCTGCTGTGGCTGCTGATCCCGCGCGAGGACATGGAGACCGCGGCGGCCACCGAGGCCACCATCCGCGCGGGCGCCGACGAGATGGCCGAACGCGCCCGCAACGCCGGCTCCGAGTTCCAGAAGGCCATGGCGAGCGATTCGCATCCACTGCCCGTCGCCATCGGCGTGGGGCTGATCATCCTGGGCGGGCTGGCCCTGCTGGAGACGCTCCACGTCTCGTGGCTCTGGTGGCTGACGTTTGACACGCTGTGGCCGGTCTTGCTGATTGCGGTGGGGCTGGTCCTTATCTTCCGCCGCCGATAG